CCGGCCATGCTATACAATAGCCTCTCCATATCAGCCTTATCGGGGAACTCTATGAGCAACATCAGACAAGCACCCAGCAGCATCGCGCCTGATCTCGATAATTACCACAAATGGCTCAACGGCTACACCGCCCAATTAAACGACAACGATGCCCAAATCCTGCTCAACGCCCGCAAGCTGGCCGAAACACATTACCCAGTCGATGCCCTCACCCCCCATGGCGAGCCGCTGCTGAGCCATGTTTTGGGCGCAGCGCAGATGGTGGCAGAAATGGATTTGCTGCCCGAGGCCGTCGCCGCCGCCATACTCACCGATATTCCTTCATTTATCGGAAACTGGCAGGAAACCGTAACCGAAAAATGCGGTGCAGCCGTATGCAGCCTGGTAGAAGGCATACACGAAGTGCAGAAACTTACCCACTTCGCCCGCATCGACAGTCTCGCCACACCCGAAGAACGCACCCGGCAGGCCGAAGCCATGCGCAAAATGCTGCTGGCAATGGTGGGCGACATCCGCGTGGTGCTCATCAAACTTGCGCTGCGCACCCGCACCATGCAGTTTATCGGCACCCTGCCCGACAGCCCCGAACGGCGCGCGTTGGCCAAAGAAACGCTGGATATTTTTGCGCCGCTCGCCAACCGCCTGGGCGTGTGGCAGCTCAAATGGCAGCTCGAAGATTTGGGCTTCCGCCACCAAAACCCCGAGCAATACAAAGAAATAGCCCGCCTACTCGATGAAAAGCGCACCGAGCGGCTCGAATACATCGAACACTTTCTGCAAACCCTGCGCAACGAGCTCAACAAATACCCGATCCGCTACGATGTGGCCGGCCGCCCCAAGCATATTTATTCCATCTATAAAAAAATGGTGAAAAAAAAGGTGGGCTTTGACGGGCTTTACGACATCCGCGCCGTGCGCATTCTGGTAAACAGCATTCCCGAATGCTACACCACGCTGGGCATCGTCCACAGCCTGTGGCAGCCTGTGCCCGGCGAGTTTGACGACTACATCGCCCAACCCAAAGGCAACGGCTACAAAAGCCTGCACACGGTTGTCATCGGCCCCGAAGACAAAGGCGTGGAAGTGCAGATACGCACTTTCGACATGCACCGCTTCAACGAATTCGGCGTGGCCGCCCACTGGCGTTATAAAGAAGGCGGCAAAGGAGACGGTGCCTACGAGCAGAAAATCGCCTGGCTGCGCCAACTGCTCGAATGGCGCGAAAACATGGCCGACAACAGCCGCGAAGATTTGGCCGGCGCATTCCGCACCGAGCTTTTCAACGACACCATTTATGTGCTCACGCCGCACGGCAAAGTATTGTCGCTGCCTGCCGGCTCCACCCCCATCGACTTCGCCTACGCCCTGCACAGCAGCATCGGCGACCGCTGCCGGGGCGCAAAAGTAGACGGCCAGATTGTGCCGCTCTCCACCCCGCTCGAAAACGGCCGGCGGGTGGAAATCATCACCGCCAAAGAAGGCTCTCCATCGGTAAACTGGCTTTACGAAGGCTGGGTCAAATCTTCCCGCGCCATCAACAAAATCCGCGCCTTCATCCGCCAGCAAAATGCCGATGCCGTGCGCGAAAACGGCCGCAACCAGCTTGAAAAACAATTGGTTAAATTATCGACCAAGCCCAATCTGCAAGATTTGGCCGAAAAGCTGGGCTTTAAGAAAATCGATGACCTCCACACCGCCATAGGCCAAGGCGAAGTGTCGCCGCGCGCCATTCAGAAAGCCTGCGGCACGCTGGTCGAGCCCCCGCCGCCGCCCCTGAGCGAAACCACCATCGTCAAGCAGTCGAAAATCAAAAAAGGCGGTAAAAACGGCGTGTTGGTTGACGGCGAAGACGGCCTGATGACCACCCTGGCCAAATGCTGCAAACCGGCACCACCCGACAACATCACCGGCTTCGTTACGCGCGGACGGGGCATTTCGATACACCGCAGCAACTGCACATCGTTCAAACATCTGGCCGAACAGTCGCCCGACAAAGTGCTCACCGCCCAATGGGCGCAAACCCACGAAGGGCAGGTTTTCGCCGTGGATGTGGAAATCCGCGCCCAAGACCGCAGCGGCCTGCTGCGCGATGTTTCCGACACCCTCGCCCGCCACAAACTCAACGTAACCTCCGTGCAAACCCACAGCCGCGATTTGGAAGCAAGCATGCGTTTCACGCTGGAAGTGCGCCAGGTGGGCGACCTGCCGCGCGTTTTGGCAAGCCTGGCCGAAGTAAAAGGCGTGTTGAGCGTTACACGGCTGTGATTGCAAAACGCTTTATCTGTGCAAGCCGCGCTTCCGTCTTTGCCGGCCCGGGTATGCGCAGACAGTGCAGGCAGCACGGCAAACAGGCGTGGCAAAATAAGCGCAGCAGGCCGTCTGAACGCATTTTTCAGACGGCCTGCTGCCAAACGAAGCCCCGGCAATACCTGCCGTCCCGCCACACCAGATCTGCCCCGGGTATCCGTTGGTTTTCACGCCGAAACATATTTGCAGGCGGATTCGGGC
This genomic interval from Neisseria musculi contains the following:
- a CDS encoding RelA/SpoT family protein — protein: MSNIRQAPSSIAPDLDNYHKWLNGYTAQLNDNDAQILLNARKLAETHYPVDALTPHGEPLLSHVLGAAQMVAEMDLLPEAVAAAILTDIPSFIGNWQETVTEKCGAAVCSLVEGIHEVQKLTHFARIDSLATPEERTRQAEAMRKMLLAMVGDIRVVLIKLALRTRTMQFIGTLPDSPERRALAKETLDIFAPLANRLGVWQLKWQLEDLGFRHQNPEQYKEIARLLDEKRTERLEYIEHFLQTLRNELNKYPIRYDVAGRPKHIYSIYKKMVKKKVGFDGLYDIRAVRILVNSIPECYTTLGIVHSLWQPVPGEFDDYIAQPKGNGYKSLHTVVIGPEDKGVEVQIRTFDMHRFNEFGVAAHWRYKEGGKGDGAYEQKIAWLRQLLEWRENMADNSREDLAGAFRTELFNDTIYVLTPHGKVLSLPAGSTPIDFAYALHSSIGDRCRGAKVDGQIVPLSTPLENGRRVEIITAKEGSPSVNWLYEGWVKSSRAINKIRAFIRQQNADAVRENGRNQLEKQLVKLSTKPNLQDLAEKLGFKKIDDLHTAIGQGEVSPRAIQKACGTLVEPPPPPLSETTIVKQSKIKKGGKNGVLVDGEDGLMTTLAKCCKPAPPDNITGFVTRGRGISIHRSNCTSFKHLAEQSPDKVLTAQWAQTHEGQVFAVDVEIRAQDRSGLLRDVSDTLARHKLNVTSVQTHSRDLEASMRFTLEVRQVGDLPRVLASLAEVKGVLSVTRL